A single window of Polaribacter sp. SA4-10 DNA harbors:
- the trxA gene encoding thioredoxin, protein MSKFSEIINQDKPVLVDFFAEWCGPCKMMSPILKEVKDSLEGGVSIIKIDVDKNQSLAAKYQVRGVPTLMLFKSGKQVWRQSGVLQKQEIVSIIKKHG, encoded by the coding sequence ATGAGTAAATTTTCAGAAATAATTAATCAAGATAAACCTGTTTTAGTAGACTTTTTTGCAGAATGGTGTGGGCCATGTAAAATGATGAGTCCTATTTTAAAAGAGGTTAAAGACAGTTTAGAAGGGGGTGTTTCAATTATTAAAATAGATGTAGATAAGAATCAATCTTTAGCAGCAAAATACCAAGTAAGAGGAGTTCCAACGTTAATGCTTTTTAAAAGTGGAAAACAAGTTTGGAGACAATCTGGCGTATTACAAAAACAAGAAATAGTTTCTATTATAAAAAAACATGGTTGA